AGAACGCCGAGGAACCTAGACAACCAGCACTGCCTGCCGTGACAACCTTGGAATTTGCTCAGGTCAATGAGGGAGATGAAGCCATTGTGCAAGAGTTGGTGAAGACTTTCAACGATATTATCACTGTTATTAGTGCCGATGAGAACTCTGGCAAGTATTCTACACCTGTcgccaaagccaaggaggagcTCCAGAAGATtggggagaagatcattGCCGTCAGAGAAGAAGCCCGTCGCGCAGCGCAGGAGGAGATCACCAAAGCCCATGCCACCTTCGACGAATCTGCTCGCGAGCTTATCCGCCGGTTTGAGGAGTGTCGCGCGGCTGATGCTGCTCAGTTCCGGGAGGAGTTTGAGTCGGAGCGGGAGAAGCTGGCTTTTGCTTACCAAGAGAAGATCCAGACTGAGCTGCAGAGAGCTCAAGAAGTTGCTGAACAGCGTCTTCAGAATGAATTGGTTGAACAAGCCATTGAACTCAATCGCAAGTACCTCCACGAAGTGAAGGATCTTGTTGAGCGAGAGCGTGAGGGCCGTCTTAGCAAGCTTAACGAACTGACCGCCAACGTTAGCGAGCTGGAAAAGCTTACTAGCAGTTGGAAGGACGTGATCGATACTAACCTGAAGACCCAGCAACTTCAAGTCGCTGTGGATGCAGTCCGCTCCGTCCTTGAGCGCTCTTCGACCCCTCGTCCATTTGTTCGGGAGCTTGTTGCTGTGAAGGAACTGGCTGCCGATGACCCTGTGGTTGAGGCTGCGATTGCATCTATCAACCCTACAGCATACCAGCGTGGCATTCCCTCGAAGTCTCAGATCATTGAACGTTTCCGCCGCGTCGCTGATGAGGTTCGCAAGGCAAGCCTTCTGCCTGAGGATGCGGGCATTGCTAGCCACGCTGCCAGCCTCGTCTTGAGCAAGGTCATGTTCAAGAAGGACCCTGTCGCCCACAGCGATGATGTTGAGAGTGTTCTTGTTCGCACTGAAAGCCTCCTGGAAAAGGGCGACCTTGATGCCGCTGCACGTGAGATGAACAGTCTGAAGGGGTGGGCAAAGATTTTGAGCAAGGATTGGCTCGGAGACGTGCGCAGGGTCCTGGAAGTGAAGCAAGCACTAGAGGTATGGTTCCTAAACACAAAGTCACTTCTCGTCAACAATTCCAAGCTAACTCATTGACATTGTAGGTCATTGAAACTGAGGCTCGTCTTCAGTGCCTGAGAGTTGAATAGATCAATAAATAACGTCAATTCCTTGTTTCCTGTAATTTTCTTGCCTTCTATCCACAGCACCTGTACCTCTAGATGTTCTCTTGCGTCGTTAGACCTCAATACTAGAACCTTCCCTTTGTCTCGTTACTGTGTTGTCTACGAGATTGTACGCAACGATGTGTGTCAAGCTTTATATTTTGCATGTCCGACATGCTGAGACTACTCTAGAGTGATGCTGACGAGTGAAGAGGGCATGCATGCATGGGTAGTAAGTGGTGCTACTCCACCCTAAACCCATGATatttcaccatcaccatctcctACTGTCATGGTTCAGGTCCGGGGACAGTTTCCTCGTCTGTCATAGTAAGCTACTTCAAACATCATACTTAGCCAAGTTGTCCCTATCTATGCATAGGCAGCGGTGTCATTATGagtgaaagagagaatagcagggtttgttgttgaaatATATTCCTAGTTTGACACTTCTATATATGAGGTCTTGTGGAGGGAAGAACGTGAGAGACTA
The sequence above is a segment of the Aspergillus oryzae RIB40 DNA, chromosome 3 genome. Coding sequences within it:
- a CDS encoding MICOS complex subunit MIC60 (mitochondrial inner membrane protein (mitofilin)), which produces MPNLLPVPLPLSPHHPKHPSPRRLFLSHRLVSKVRFLSSIEYIDSSDAKVCADSQTPPPPPPAPARKTGRFRRFLLYLILTSGFAYGGGVFLALKSDNFHDFFTEYIPYGEEAVLYFEERDFYRRFPNTLKGQARISGHKDESKKVTIPRESGLTSKAAEEQGSGSDLSQKGPHMSAVKGDEAQIKTESAKPEHKTAAVEKAKSDKAAKDQAPKTSDKNAEEPRQPALPAVTTLEFAQVNEGDEAIVQELVKTFNDIITVISADENSGKYSTPVAKAKEELQKIGEKIIAVREEARRAAQEEITKAHATFDESARELIRRFEECRAADAAQFREEFESEREKLAFAYQEKIQTELQRAQEVAEQRLQNELVEQAIELNRKYLHEVKDLVEREREGRLSKLNELTANVSELEKLTSSWKDVIDTNLKTQQLQVAVDAVRSVLERSSTPRPFVRELVAVKELAADDPVVEAAIASINPTAYQRGIPSKSQIIERFRRVADEVRKASLLPEDAGIASHAASLVLSKVMFKKDPVAHSDDVESVLVRTESLLEKGDLDAAAREMNSLKGWAKILSKDWLGDVRRVLEVKQALEVWFLNTKSLLVNNSKLTH